In a single window of the Labrus mixtus chromosome 20, fLabMix1.1, whole genome shotgun sequence genome:
- the arhgap44a gene encoding rho GTPase-activating protein 44 isoform X5 gives MKKQFNRMRQLANQTVGRAEKTEVLSDDLLQVEKRLDLVKQVTHSTHKKLTACLQGQQGTDMEKRSVKSPSKKLPLTMLAQCMVEGAVVLGDDSLLGKMLKMCGETEEKLAQELIQFEFQIERDVVEPLYVLAEVDIPNIQKQRKHLAKLVLDMDSARTRFHQSSKSSSHPSTLQPGAKSESLREEMEEAANRMEICRDQLSADMYSFVAKEIDYANYFQTLIETQAEYHRKSLEILHSILPQIKAHQEAWVEKPSFGKSLEEHLNISGREIAFPIEACVTMLLECGMQEEGLFRVAPSASKLKKLKASLDCGVLDVQEYSSDPHAIAGALKSYLRELPDPLMTTELYDEWIQASNVQDMDKRLQALMTACEKLPTDNLNNFRYLVKFLSKLTEYQDANKMTPGNMAIVLGPNLLWTHTEPNMTEMMTTLSLQIVSIIEPIIQHADWFFPGEIEFNLTGCYGSPIHTNHNSNYSSMPSPDMDQSERKQPHDQSRRPLSVATDNMMLEFYKKDGIRKIQSMGVRVMDTSWVSRKGSSTLTRKTCSTPPGMQGPGSPADTLIPEQPGELAISPSATPPPGERVCSLKSKELSPVIGHKAIQVAGPTVPPSSSPQSSSQSPHSTEHSPHTLRKGSKKLAPVPPKVPYGQSGGMSDQSTGQPSPVSLSPTPPSTPSPYGLACPPGQVPPSSPGQTPLGAPHSLSSPPSLTGTLTKSRPAPKPRQRPSLPPPQPPTVPAGFTGQAMAPIPQPLEQGLLDGLSPGESMSTDIFNYEIPSINVNLDSLIDEFSGAPCRRSRAVTDSPEGDAVPEEEPQSTTL, from the exons ggCAGAAAAAACAGAGGTGTTAAGCGATGACCTTCTTCAG GTTGAGAAGCGTCTTGATCTGGTCAAGCAGGTGACACACAGCACTCACAAGAAGCTGACTGCCTGCCTGCAGGGTCAGCAGGGCACTGATATGGAGAAGAGATCCGTCAAGTCACCGTCT AAAAAACTTCCACTCACGATGCTTGCACAGTGTATGGTGGAGGGGGCTGTAGTGTTGGGGGATGACTCTCTCCTGGG GAAGATGCTGAAGATGTGTGGGGAGACGGAGGAGAAGTTGGCCCAGGAGCTCATCCAGTTTGAGTTCCAGATAGAGCGAGATGTGGTGGAGCCTCTTTACGTGCTCGCTGAG gtggatATTCCCAACATCCAGAAACAACGAAAGCACTTAGCAAAACTTGTCTTGGACATGGACTCTGCACGGACAAG ATTTCATCAGTCGTCCAAATCTTCGAGTCACCCGAGCACGCTGCAGCCAGGTGCCAAATCCGAGTCCCTcagagaggagatggaggaggcagCCAATAGGATGGAGATTTGTCGG GATCAGCTATCAGCAGATATGTACAGTTTTGTGGCCAAAGAAATAGACTATGCAAACTACTTCCAGACT ctGATAGAAACGCAGGCGGAATATCACAGGAAGTCATTAGAGATTCTTCACAGTATCCTGCCCCAGATTAAAGCTCACCAAG AGGCGTGGGTTGAGAAACCGTCGTTCGGCAAGTCTCTGGAGGAACACCTGAATATTAGCGGGAGAGAGATTGCCTTCCCAATCGAAGCCTGTGTCACCATGCTGCTCGAGTGTGGCATGCAGGAGGAG GGCCTCTTCAGAGTGGCTCCGTCAGCCTCCAAGCTGAAGAAGCTGAAAGCGTCCCTGGACTGCGGAGTTCTGGATGTGCAGGAGTACTCCTCCGACCCGCACGCCATCGCAG GGGCTCTGAAGTCATACCTCCGTGAGCTCCCTGATCCACTGATGACCACTGAACTTTATGATGAGTGGATTCAGGCTTCCAA CGTTCAAGATATGGATAAAAGGCTACAAGCATTAATGACAGCGTGTGAAAAACTCCCTACAGACAACTTGAACAACTTCAG ATATCTCGTCAAATTCTTATCAAAGCTAACGGAGTACCAAGACGCTAACAAGATGACTCCCGGTAACATGGCCATTGTTCTTGGTCCTAACTTGCtttggacacacacagaacc GAACATGACGGAGATGATGACCACCCTGTCGCTACAGATTGTTAGCATCATTGAGCCCATTATTCAGCATGCTGATTGGTTCTTCCCTGGAG AGATTGAATTCAACTTGACGGGATGCTATGGCAGCCCAATCCACACCAACCACAACTCCAACTACAGCTCCATGCCCTCGCCGGACATGGACCAATCGGAACGCAAGCAGCCGCACGACCAGAGCCGACGCCCACTAAGCGTTGCCACGGACAACATGATGCTGGAGTTTTACAAGAAGGATGG CATTAGGAAGATCCAAAG TATGGGCGTCCGGGTTATGGATACTTCCTGGGTGTCTCGGAAGGGTTCTTCCACACTGACACGCAAGACCTGCTCCACCCCTCCAGGCATGCAAGGCCCCGGCTCTCCTGCAGACACTCTCATCCCCGAGCAGCCCGGAGAGCTAGCAATCTCCCCGTCGGCGACACCGCCGCCCGGAGAGAGGGTTTG tTCATTGAAGAGTAAAGAGCTCTCCCCTGTAATTGGACACAAAGCCATCCAGGTGGCAGGTCCAACAGTCCCTCCCAGCAGTAGTCCTCAGAGCAGCAGCCAGTCGCCCCACTCCACAGAGCACAGTCCACACACCCTGCGCAAAG GTTCCAAGAAGTTGGCCCCTGTGCCCCCAAAGGTCCCTTACGGCCAGTCTGGTGGGATGTCCGACCAGTCGACAGGTCAGCCGTCACCGGTCAGCCTGTCACCCACACCACCTAGCACCCCTTCCCCTTATGGACTGGCCTGCCCTCCAGGGCAAGTGCCCCCATCCTCCCCCGGGCAGACCCCACTAGGGGCGCCCCACTCGCTTTCGTCCCCACCGTCCTTGACAGGAACGCTCACCAAGTCGCGGCCCGCCCCTAAGCCCAGGCAGAGACCCAGCCTGCCCCCTCCGCAGCCACCCACAGTCCCCGCAGGGTTCACTGGTCAGGCCATGGCCCCAATTCCCCAGCCCCTGGAGCAGGGTCTCCTGGATGGACTGTCTCCCGGGGAGAgcatgtctacag ATATCTTCAATTATGAAATCCCCTCCATCAATGTCAATCTGGACAGCCTCATCGATGAGTTCAGCGGTGCCCCTTGCAGGAGGTCCAGGGCAGTGACAGACTCTCCAGAGGGGGATGCTGTGCCTGAGGAGGAGCCCCAGAGCACCACTCTATGA
- the arhgap44a gene encoding rho GTPase-activating protein 44 isoform X2, with translation MKKQFNRMRQLANQTVGRAEKTEVLSDDLLQVEKRLDLVKQVTHSTHKKLTACLQGQQGTDMEKRSVKSPSKKLPLTMLAQCMVEGAVVLGDDSLLGKMLKMCGETEEKLAQELIQFEFQIERDVVEPLYVLAEVDIPNIQKQRKHLAKLVLDMDSARTRFHQSSKSSSHPSTLQPGAKSESLREEMEEAANRMEICRDQLSADMYSFVAKEIDYANYFQTLIETQAEYHRKSLEILHSILPQIKAHQEAWVEKPSFGKSLEEHLNISGREIAFPIEACVTMLLECGMQEEGLFRVAPSASKLKKLKASLDCGVLDVQEYSSDPHAIAGALKSYLRELPDPLMTTELYDEWIQASNVQDMDKRLQALMTACEKLPTDNLNNFRYLVKFLSKLTEYQDANKMTPGNMAIVLGPNLLWTHTEPNMTEMMTTLSLQIVSIIEPIIQHADWFFPGEIEFNLTGCYGSPIHTNHNSNYSSMPSPDMDQSERKQPHDQSRRPLSVATDNMMLEFYKKDGMGVRVMDTSWVSRKGSSTLTRKTCSTPPGMQGPGSPADTLIPEQPGELAISPSATPPPGERVCSDNVLPNRPDTSHAHPPPGEDRPPPPYPTSSCHAAPHHFYPKPPPCARPVAPGPESQPPASPPPPLRWSGFTPPAPPPSSSSSSSSSSLDINSNPKPSCLHFPKHSPPGDMLHAPPPDTNASPLYIKTPLVLTRHDQSLGNPPSLPSSAPPPPPWAACPCARERGPPRLTSSLKSKELSPVIGHKAIQVAGPTVPPSSSPQSSSQSPHSTEHSPHTLRKGSKKLAPVPPKVPYGQSGGMSDQSTGQPSPVSLSPTPPSTPSPYGLACPPGQVPPSSPGQTPLGAPHSLSSPPSLTGTLTKSRPAPKPRQRPSLPPPQPPTVPAGFTGQAMAPIPQPLEQGLLDGLSPGESMSTDIFNYEIPSINVNLDSLIDEFSGAPCRRSRAVTDSPEGDAVPEEEPQSTTL, from the exons ggCAGAAAAAACAGAGGTGTTAAGCGATGACCTTCTTCAG GTTGAGAAGCGTCTTGATCTGGTCAAGCAGGTGACACACAGCACTCACAAGAAGCTGACTGCCTGCCTGCAGGGTCAGCAGGGCACTGATATGGAGAAGAGATCCGTCAAGTCACCGTCT AAAAAACTTCCACTCACGATGCTTGCACAGTGTATGGTGGAGGGGGCTGTAGTGTTGGGGGATGACTCTCTCCTGGG GAAGATGCTGAAGATGTGTGGGGAGACGGAGGAGAAGTTGGCCCAGGAGCTCATCCAGTTTGAGTTCCAGATAGAGCGAGATGTGGTGGAGCCTCTTTACGTGCTCGCTGAG gtggatATTCCCAACATCCAGAAACAACGAAAGCACTTAGCAAAACTTGTCTTGGACATGGACTCTGCACGGACAAG ATTTCATCAGTCGTCCAAATCTTCGAGTCACCCGAGCACGCTGCAGCCAGGTGCCAAATCCGAGTCCCTcagagaggagatggaggaggcagCCAATAGGATGGAGATTTGTCGG GATCAGCTATCAGCAGATATGTACAGTTTTGTGGCCAAAGAAATAGACTATGCAAACTACTTCCAGACT ctGATAGAAACGCAGGCGGAATATCACAGGAAGTCATTAGAGATTCTTCACAGTATCCTGCCCCAGATTAAAGCTCACCAAG AGGCGTGGGTTGAGAAACCGTCGTTCGGCAAGTCTCTGGAGGAACACCTGAATATTAGCGGGAGAGAGATTGCCTTCCCAATCGAAGCCTGTGTCACCATGCTGCTCGAGTGTGGCATGCAGGAGGAG GGCCTCTTCAGAGTGGCTCCGTCAGCCTCCAAGCTGAAGAAGCTGAAAGCGTCCCTGGACTGCGGAGTTCTGGATGTGCAGGAGTACTCCTCCGACCCGCACGCCATCGCAG GGGCTCTGAAGTCATACCTCCGTGAGCTCCCTGATCCACTGATGACCACTGAACTTTATGATGAGTGGATTCAGGCTTCCAA CGTTCAAGATATGGATAAAAGGCTACAAGCATTAATGACAGCGTGTGAAAAACTCCCTACAGACAACTTGAACAACTTCAG ATATCTCGTCAAATTCTTATCAAAGCTAACGGAGTACCAAGACGCTAACAAGATGACTCCCGGTAACATGGCCATTGTTCTTGGTCCTAACTTGCtttggacacacacagaacc GAACATGACGGAGATGATGACCACCCTGTCGCTACAGATTGTTAGCATCATTGAGCCCATTATTCAGCATGCTGATTGGTTCTTCCCTGGAG AGATTGAATTCAACTTGACGGGATGCTATGGCAGCCCAATCCACACCAACCACAACTCCAACTACAGCTCCATGCCCTCGCCGGACATGGACCAATCGGAACGCAAGCAGCCGCACGACCAGAGCCGACGCCCACTAAGCGTTGCCACGGACAACATGATGCTGGAGTTTTACAAGAAGGATGG TATGGGCGTCCGGGTTATGGATACTTCCTGGGTGTCTCGGAAGGGTTCTTCCACACTGACACGCAAGACCTGCTCCACCCCTCCAGGCATGCAAGGCCCCGGCTCTCCTGCAGACACTCTCATCCCCGAGCAGCCCGGAGAGCTAGCAATCTCCCCGTCGGCGACACCGCCGCCCGGAGAGAGGGTTTG CTCAGACAACGTGTTGCCAAATCGGCCGGACACCTCTCATGCCCACCCACCCCCAGGGGAGGACCGGCCACCCCCCCCTTACCCAACCTCCTCGTGCCACGCTGCACCTCACCACTTCTATCCCAAACCCCCACCCTGCGCTCGCCCTGTGGCACCGGGTCCAGAGTCTCAGCCCCCCGCCTCACCCCCGCCCCCGCTGCGCTGGTCTGGCTTCACACCCCCTGCTCcgcccccttcctcctcttcttcctcctcctcctcgtcactTGACATCAATTCCAACCCCAAACCCAGCTGTCTGCACTTCCCCAAGCACAGCCCCCCAGGCGACATGTTGCATGCCCCCCCACCAGATACTAATGCTTCACCACTCTACATCAAAACTCCCTTGGTACTTACCCGCCATGACCAGTCCCTTGGCAACCCCCCTAGCCTCCCTTCGTCCGCGCCCCCACCCCCGCCGTGGGCTGCCTGTCCATGTGCCCGAGAGAGAGGACCCCCCAGGCTGACTAG tTCATTGAAGAGTAAAGAGCTCTCCCCTGTAATTGGACACAAAGCCATCCAGGTGGCAGGTCCAACAGTCCCTCCCAGCAGTAGTCCTCAGAGCAGCAGCCAGTCGCCCCACTCCACAGAGCACAGTCCACACACCCTGCGCAAAG GTTCCAAGAAGTTGGCCCCTGTGCCCCCAAAGGTCCCTTACGGCCAGTCTGGTGGGATGTCCGACCAGTCGACAGGTCAGCCGTCACCGGTCAGCCTGTCACCCACACCACCTAGCACCCCTTCCCCTTATGGACTGGCCTGCCCTCCAGGGCAAGTGCCCCCATCCTCCCCCGGGCAGACCCCACTAGGGGCGCCCCACTCGCTTTCGTCCCCACCGTCCTTGACAGGAACGCTCACCAAGTCGCGGCCCGCCCCTAAGCCCAGGCAGAGACCCAGCCTGCCCCCTCCGCAGCCACCCACAGTCCCCGCAGGGTTCACTGGTCAGGCCATGGCCCCAATTCCCCAGCCCCTGGAGCAGGGTCTCCTGGATGGACTGTCTCCCGGGGAGAgcatgtctacag ATATCTTCAATTATGAAATCCCCTCCATCAATGTCAATCTGGACAGCCTCATCGATGAGTTCAGCGGTGCCCCTTGCAGGAGGTCCAGGGCAGTGACAGACTCTCCAGAGGGGGATGCTGTGCCTGAGGAGGAGCCCCAGAGCACCACTCTATGA
- the arhgap44a gene encoding rho GTPase-activating protein 44 isoform X1: MKKQFNRMRQLANQTVGRAEKTEVLSDDLLQVEKRLDLVKQVTHSTHKKLTACLQGQQGTDMEKRSVKSPSKKLPLTMLAQCMVEGAVVLGDDSLLGKMLKMCGETEEKLAQELIQFEFQIERDVVEPLYVLAEVDIPNIQKQRKHLAKLVLDMDSARTRFHQSSKSSSHPSTLQPGAKSESLREEMEEAANRMEICRDQLSADMYSFVAKEIDYANYFQTLIETQAEYHRKSLEILHSILPQIKAHQEAWVEKPSFGKSLEEHLNISGREIAFPIEACVTMLLECGMQEEGLFRVAPSASKLKKLKASLDCGVLDVQEYSSDPHAIAGALKSYLRELPDPLMTTELYDEWIQASNVQDMDKRLQALMTACEKLPTDNLNNFRYLVKFLSKLTEYQDANKMTPGNMAIVLGPNLLWTHTEPNMTEMMTTLSLQIVSIIEPIIQHADWFFPGEIEFNLTGCYGSPIHTNHNSNYSSMPSPDMDQSERKQPHDQSRRPLSVATDNMMLEFYKKDGIRKIQSMGVRVMDTSWVSRKGSSTLTRKTCSTPPGMQGPGSPADTLIPEQPGELAISPSATPPPGERVCSDNVLPNRPDTSHAHPPPGEDRPPPPYPTSSCHAAPHHFYPKPPPCARPVAPGPESQPPASPPPPLRWSGFTPPAPPPSSSSSSSSSSLDINSNPKPSCLHFPKHSPPGDMLHAPPPDTNASPLYIKTPLVLTRHDQSLGNPPSLPSSAPPPPPWAACPCARERGPPRLTSSLKSKELSPVIGHKAIQVAGPTVPPSSSPQSSSQSPHSTEHSPHTLRKGSKKLAPVPPKVPYGQSGGMSDQSTGQPSPVSLSPTPPSTPSPYGLACPPGQVPPSSPGQTPLGAPHSLSSPPSLTGTLTKSRPAPKPRQRPSLPPPQPPTVPAGFTGQAMAPIPQPLEQGLLDGLSPGESMSTDIFNYEIPSINVNLDSLIDEFSGAPCRRSRAVTDSPEGDAVPEEEPQSTTL, from the exons ggCAGAAAAAACAGAGGTGTTAAGCGATGACCTTCTTCAG GTTGAGAAGCGTCTTGATCTGGTCAAGCAGGTGACACACAGCACTCACAAGAAGCTGACTGCCTGCCTGCAGGGTCAGCAGGGCACTGATATGGAGAAGAGATCCGTCAAGTCACCGTCT AAAAAACTTCCACTCACGATGCTTGCACAGTGTATGGTGGAGGGGGCTGTAGTGTTGGGGGATGACTCTCTCCTGGG GAAGATGCTGAAGATGTGTGGGGAGACGGAGGAGAAGTTGGCCCAGGAGCTCATCCAGTTTGAGTTCCAGATAGAGCGAGATGTGGTGGAGCCTCTTTACGTGCTCGCTGAG gtggatATTCCCAACATCCAGAAACAACGAAAGCACTTAGCAAAACTTGTCTTGGACATGGACTCTGCACGGACAAG ATTTCATCAGTCGTCCAAATCTTCGAGTCACCCGAGCACGCTGCAGCCAGGTGCCAAATCCGAGTCCCTcagagaggagatggaggaggcagCCAATAGGATGGAGATTTGTCGG GATCAGCTATCAGCAGATATGTACAGTTTTGTGGCCAAAGAAATAGACTATGCAAACTACTTCCAGACT ctGATAGAAACGCAGGCGGAATATCACAGGAAGTCATTAGAGATTCTTCACAGTATCCTGCCCCAGATTAAAGCTCACCAAG AGGCGTGGGTTGAGAAACCGTCGTTCGGCAAGTCTCTGGAGGAACACCTGAATATTAGCGGGAGAGAGATTGCCTTCCCAATCGAAGCCTGTGTCACCATGCTGCTCGAGTGTGGCATGCAGGAGGAG GGCCTCTTCAGAGTGGCTCCGTCAGCCTCCAAGCTGAAGAAGCTGAAAGCGTCCCTGGACTGCGGAGTTCTGGATGTGCAGGAGTACTCCTCCGACCCGCACGCCATCGCAG GGGCTCTGAAGTCATACCTCCGTGAGCTCCCTGATCCACTGATGACCACTGAACTTTATGATGAGTGGATTCAGGCTTCCAA CGTTCAAGATATGGATAAAAGGCTACAAGCATTAATGACAGCGTGTGAAAAACTCCCTACAGACAACTTGAACAACTTCAG ATATCTCGTCAAATTCTTATCAAAGCTAACGGAGTACCAAGACGCTAACAAGATGACTCCCGGTAACATGGCCATTGTTCTTGGTCCTAACTTGCtttggacacacacagaacc GAACATGACGGAGATGATGACCACCCTGTCGCTACAGATTGTTAGCATCATTGAGCCCATTATTCAGCATGCTGATTGGTTCTTCCCTGGAG AGATTGAATTCAACTTGACGGGATGCTATGGCAGCCCAATCCACACCAACCACAACTCCAACTACAGCTCCATGCCCTCGCCGGACATGGACCAATCGGAACGCAAGCAGCCGCACGACCAGAGCCGACGCCCACTAAGCGTTGCCACGGACAACATGATGCTGGAGTTTTACAAGAAGGATGG CATTAGGAAGATCCAAAG TATGGGCGTCCGGGTTATGGATACTTCCTGGGTGTCTCGGAAGGGTTCTTCCACACTGACACGCAAGACCTGCTCCACCCCTCCAGGCATGCAAGGCCCCGGCTCTCCTGCAGACACTCTCATCCCCGAGCAGCCCGGAGAGCTAGCAATCTCCCCGTCGGCGACACCGCCGCCCGGAGAGAGGGTTTG CTCAGACAACGTGTTGCCAAATCGGCCGGACACCTCTCATGCCCACCCACCCCCAGGGGAGGACCGGCCACCCCCCCCTTACCCAACCTCCTCGTGCCACGCTGCACCTCACCACTTCTATCCCAAACCCCCACCCTGCGCTCGCCCTGTGGCACCGGGTCCAGAGTCTCAGCCCCCCGCCTCACCCCCGCCCCCGCTGCGCTGGTCTGGCTTCACACCCCCTGCTCcgcccccttcctcctcttcttcctcctcctcctcgtcactTGACATCAATTCCAACCCCAAACCCAGCTGTCTGCACTTCCCCAAGCACAGCCCCCCAGGCGACATGTTGCATGCCCCCCCACCAGATACTAATGCTTCACCACTCTACATCAAAACTCCCTTGGTACTTACCCGCCATGACCAGTCCCTTGGCAACCCCCCTAGCCTCCCTTCGTCCGCGCCCCCACCCCCGCCGTGGGCTGCCTGTCCATGTGCCCGAGAGAGAGGACCCCCCAGGCTGACTAG tTCATTGAAGAGTAAAGAGCTCTCCCCTGTAATTGGACACAAAGCCATCCAGGTGGCAGGTCCAACAGTCCCTCCCAGCAGTAGTCCTCAGAGCAGCAGCCAGTCGCCCCACTCCACAGAGCACAGTCCACACACCCTGCGCAAAG GTTCCAAGAAGTTGGCCCCTGTGCCCCCAAAGGTCCCTTACGGCCAGTCTGGTGGGATGTCCGACCAGTCGACAGGTCAGCCGTCACCGGTCAGCCTGTCACCCACACCACCTAGCACCCCTTCCCCTTATGGACTGGCCTGCCCTCCAGGGCAAGTGCCCCCATCCTCCCCCGGGCAGACCCCACTAGGGGCGCCCCACTCGCTTTCGTCCCCACCGTCCTTGACAGGAACGCTCACCAAGTCGCGGCCCGCCCCTAAGCCCAGGCAGAGACCCAGCCTGCCCCCTCCGCAGCCACCCACAGTCCCCGCAGGGTTCACTGGTCAGGCCATGGCCCCAATTCCCCAGCCCCTGGAGCAGGGTCTCCTGGATGGACTGTCTCCCGGGGAGAgcatgtctacag ATATCTTCAATTATGAAATCCCCTCCATCAATGTCAATCTGGACAGCCTCATCGATGAGTTCAGCGGTGCCCCTTGCAGGAGGTCCAGGGCAGTGACAGACTCTCCAGAGGGGGATGCTGTGCCTGAGGAGGAGCCCCAGAGCACCACTCTATGA
- the arhgap44a gene encoding rho GTPase-activating protein 44 isoform X4 codes for MKKQFNRMRQLANQTVGRAEKTEVLSDDLLQVEKRLDLVKQVTHSTHKKLTACLQGQQGTDMEKRSVKSPSKKLPLTMLAQCMVEGAVVLGDDSLLGKMLKMCGETEEKLAQELIQFEFQIERDVVEPLYVLAEVDIPNIQKQRKHLAKLVLDMDSARTRFHQSSKSSSHPSTLQPGAKSESLREEMEEAANRMEICRDQLSADMYSFVAKEIDYANYFQTLIETQAEYHRKSLEILHSILPQIKAHQEAWVEKPSFGKSLEEHLNISGREIAFPIEACVTMLLECGMQEEGLFRVAPSASKLKKLKASLDCGVLDVQEYSSDPHAIAGALKSYLRELPDPLMTTELYDEWIQASNVQDMDKRLQALMTACEKLPTDNLNNFRYLVKFLSKLTEYQDANKMTPGNMAIVLGPNLLWTHTEPNMTEMMTTLSLQIVSIIEPIIQHADWFFPGEIEFNLTGCYGSPIHTNHNSNYSSMPSPDMDQSERKQPHDQSRRPLSVATDNMMLEFYKKDGIRKIQSMGVRVMDTSWVSRKGSSTLTRKTCSTPPGMQGPGSPADTLIPEQPGELAISPSATPPPGERVCSDNVLPNRPDTSHAHPPPGEDRPPPPYPTSSCHAAPHHFYPKPPPCARPVAPGPESQPPASPPPPLRWSGFTPPAPPPSSSSSSSSSSLDINSNPKPSCLHFPKHSPPGDMLHAPPPDTNASPLYIKTPLVLTRHDQSLGNPPSLPSSAPPPPPWAACPCARERGPPRLTSSLKSKELSPVIGHKAIQVAGPTVPPSSSPQSSSQSPHSTEHSPHTLRKGSKKLAPVPPKVPYGQSGGMSDQSTDIFNYEIPSINVNLDSLIDEFSGAPCRRSRAVTDSPEGDAVPEEEPQSTTL; via the exons ggCAGAAAAAACAGAGGTGTTAAGCGATGACCTTCTTCAG GTTGAGAAGCGTCTTGATCTGGTCAAGCAGGTGACACACAGCACTCACAAGAAGCTGACTGCCTGCCTGCAGGGTCAGCAGGGCACTGATATGGAGAAGAGATCCGTCAAGTCACCGTCT AAAAAACTTCCACTCACGATGCTTGCACAGTGTATGGTGGAGGGGGCTGTAGTGTTGGGGGATGACTCTCTCCTGGG GAAGATGCTGAAGATGTGTGGGGAGACGGAGGAGAAGTTGGCCCAGGAGCTCATCCAGTTTGAGTTCCAGATAGAGCGAGATGTGGTGGAGCCTCTTTACGTGCTCGCTGAG gtggatATTCCCAACATCCAGAAACAACGAAAGCACTTAGCAAAACTTGTCTTGGACATGGACTCTGCACGGACAAG ATTTCATCAGTCGTCCAAATCTTCGAGTCACCCGAGCACGCTGCAGCCAGGTGCCAAATCCGAGTCCCTcagagaggagatggaggaggcagCCAATAGGATGGAGATTTGTCGG GATCAGCTATCAGCAGATATGTACAGTTTTGTGGCCAAAGAAATAGACTATGCAAACTACTTCCAGACT ctGATAGAAACGCAGGCGGAATATCACAGGAAGTCATTAGAGATTCTTCACAGTATCCTGCCCCAGATTAAAGCTCACCAAG AGGCGTGGGTTGAGAAACCGTCGTTCGGCAAGTCTCTGGAGGAACACCTGAATATTAGCGGGAGAGAGATTGCCTTCCCAATCGAAGCCTGTGTCACCATGCTGCTCGAGTGTGGCATGCAGGAGGAG GGCCTCTTCAGAGTGGCTCCGTCAGCCTCCAAGCTGAAGAAGCTGAAAGCGTCCCTGGACTGCGGAGTTCTGGATGTGCAGGAGTACTCCTCCGACCCGCACGCCATCGCAG GGGCTCTGAAGTCATACCTCCGTGAGCTCCCTGATCCACTGATGACCACTGAACTTTATGATGAGTGGATTCAGGCTTCCAA CGTTCAAGATATGGATAAAAGGCTACAAGCATTAATGACAGCGTGTGAAAAACTCCCTACAGACAACTTGAACAACTTCAG ATATCTCGTCAAATTCTTATCAAAGCTAACGGAGTACCAAGACGCTAACAAGATGACTCCCGGTAACATGGCCATTGTTCTTGGTCCTAACTTGCtttggacacacacagaacc GAACATGACGGAGATGATGACCACCCTGTCGCTACAGATTGTTAGCATCATTGAGCCCATTATTCAGCATGCTGATTGGTTCTTCCCTGGAG AGATTGAATTCAACTTGACGGGATGCTATGGCAGCCCAATCCACACCAACCACAACTCCAACTACAGCTCCATGCCCTCGCCGGACATGGACCAATCGGAACGCAAGCAGCCGCACGACCAGAGCCGACGCCCACTAAGCGTTGCCACGGACAACATGATGCTGGAGTTTTACAAGAAGGATGG CATTAGGAAGATCCAAAG TATGGGCGTCCGGGTTATGGATACTTCCTGGGTGTCTCGGAAGGGTTCTTCCACACTGACACGCAAGACCTGCTCCACCCCTCCAGGCATGCAAGGCCCCGGCTCTCCTGCAGACACTCTCATCCCCGAGCAGCCCGGAGAGCTAGCAATCTCCCCGTCGGCGACACCGCCGCCCGGAGAGAGGGTTTG CTCAGACAACGTGTTGCCAAATCGGCCGGACACCTCTCATGCCCACCCACCCCCAGGGGAGGACCGGCCACCCCCCCCTTACCCAACCTCCTCGTGCCACGCTGCACCTCACCACTTCTATCCCAAACCCCCACCCTGCGCTCGCCCTGTGGCACCGGGTCCAGAGTCTCAGCCCCCCGCCTCACCCCCGCCCCCGCTGCGCTGGTCTGGCTTCACACCCCCTGCTCcgcccccttcctcctcttcttcctcctcctcctcgtcactTGACATCAATTCCAACCCCAAACCCAGCTGTCTGCACTTCCCCAAGCACAGCCCCCCAGGCGACATGTTGCATGCCCCCCCACCAGATACTAATGCTTCACCACTCTACATCAAAACTCCCTTGGTACTTACCCGCCATGACCAGTCCCTTGGCAACCCCCCTAGCCTCCCTTCGTCCGCGCCCCCACCCCCGCCGTGGGCTGCCTGTCCATGTGCCCGAGAGAGAGGACCCCCCAGGCTGACTAG tTCATTGAAGAGTAAAGAGCTCTCCCCTGTAATTGGACACAAAGCCATCCAGGTGGCAGGTCCAACAGTCCCTCCCAGCAGTAGTCCTCAGAGCAGCAGCCAGTCGCCCCACTCCACAGAGCACAGTCCACACACCCTGCGCAAAG GTTCCAAGAAGTTGGCCCCTGTGCCCCCAAAGGTCCCTTACGGCCAGTCTGGTGGGATGTCCGACCAGTCGACAG ATATCTTCAATTATGAAATCCCCTCCATCAATGTCAATCTGGACAGCCTCATCGATGAGTTCAGCGGTGCCCCTTGCAGGAGGTCCAGGGCAGTGACAGACTCTCCAGAGGGGGATGCTGTGCCTGAGGAGGAGCCCCAGAGCACCACTCTATGA